A region of Lycium barbarum isolate Lr01 chromosome 1, ASM1917538v2, whole genome shotgun sequence DNA encodes the following proteins:
- the LOC132612250 gene encoding uncharacterized protein LOC132612250: MKLVWSPETASKAYLDTIQTCGISTKSSVAEFLSAMAAGYSAKLIVEAWKSDKINADSISTSIGLAIATKHNCGRYVCVVADEESRLEYVGAMQNSDVCLPEVVVGQAEEVMERLNGVDFLIVDERRSDFISVFNSARLSHRGAILVCKNGSKIRHIETSKFCWDNGVLDSKVCVVRSVTLPFGNGLEIAYIASKEGIQKARKNTNRWIRHIDRSSGEEHVIRR; the protein is encoded by the exons ATGAAGCTAGTTTGGTCTCCTGAAACAGCCTCAAAAGCTTATCTTGACACCATACAAACA TGTGGAATTTCAACAAAATCCAGTGTTGCAGAATTTTTATCAGCTATGGCTGCAGGGTACAGCGCAAAATTAATAGTTGAAGCATGGAAAAGTGATAAGATCAATGCTGACTCAATCTCCACAAGCATCGGCCTAGCCATCGCGACAAAACACAATTGTGGAAG ATACGTGTGTGTGGTGGCGGATGAAGAGTCAAGACTAGAGTATGTAGGCGCCATGCAAAATTCAGACGTGTGCTTGCCAGAAGTGGTGGTGGGACAGGCAGAAGAGGTGATGGAAAGGCTAAATGGGGTTGATTTTTTAATTGTGGATGAGAGGAGAAGTGACTTTATTTCAGTCTTTAACAGTGCTAGATTGAGCCATCGTGGTGCCATTTTAGTATGCAAAAATGGAAGCAAAATAAGACATATAGAGACTAGCAAGTTCTGTTGGGATAATGGAGTTCTTGATAGCAAAGTTTGTGTTGTGAGATCGGTGACACTTCCATTTGGGAATGGATTGGAGATTGCATATATAGCAAGTAAAGAAGGAATTCAAAAGGCTCGAAAAAACACCAACCGTTGGATTAGGCACATTGATCGAAGCTCGGGTGAGGAGCATGTTATTCGACGATGA